A genome region from Leptospira congkakensis includes the following:
- the rodA gene encoding rod shape-determining protein RodA, translating to MADRNTEKLDFFLIISVVLVAMAGVLTLYTQEANTADGLGRWYKQFTFVFVGLISMWFMSRINYQLIGSYALFIYIFSIVLLVLTLIPGIGYLPSGRGARSWLKLGPITLQASEFSKLATVILLGQYLVLKEKEMHKITVLIIPFIICLVPMLFIILQPDFGTAVSFLPMLFTMLYLGGADILHVGSLLTFGGISLMVPMYLAYSQLTLIQPLIDLLRKDNKVELVSLVNQLQGKIWLILDGKKVSGLTLPGIENPKNLQMIREAAEIVKDEYASVGYKILSNEAFMFGLGGTLALISLVMIFIRIARGSKHLRNYYITIGILGLSILSAIAVHKSIPFRENQVIRLTAFLNPDQFKQGAGYQLRASKPAVGSGKVFGKGLFHGEMTEGRVPHVPESGTDFIFASWAEQTGFFGSVLLLFFLMSIPLRGLQISFESKDRFGSLLAAGIVAMIFFHIAINVGIVIGLLPVTGVPLTFMSYGGSHLVMAMTAVGIILSIKKRKFAN from the coding sequence ATGGCTGATCGCAATACAGAAAAACTCGATTTTTTTCTCATCATCTCTGTTGTCCTTGTGGCAATGGCAGGAGTTCTCACTTTATACACCCAAGAAGCCAATACTGCAGACGGACTAGGTCGATGGTATAAACAATTCACTTTTGTTTTTGTGGGACTGATTTCTATGTGGTTTATGTCGAGAATCAACTATCAGCTGATAGGTTCTTATGCCCTCTTCATTTATATCTTCTCTATTGTTTTACTTGTCCTTACTTTAATTCCAGGAATTGGATACCTTCCTTCCGGTCGCGGAGCAAGATCTTGGTTAAAACTTGGACCCATCACTCTCCAAGCATCTGAATTTTCAAAACTAGCCACAGTGATCCTGCTCGGTCAATATTTGGTTTTGAAAGAAAAAGAAATGCACAAAATTACGGTACTCATCATACCATTTATCATTTGTTTGGTGCCGATGTTATTCATCATCTTACAACCAGACTTTGGAACTGCAGTATCATTTTTACCAATGTTATTCACCATGTTGTATTTAGGTGGAGCTGATATTTTGCATGTTGGATCTTTACTTACCTTCGGTGGAATATCGCTCATGGTTCCCATGTATCTTGCTTATTCCCAACTGACGCTCATCCAACCGCTCATCGATTTACTTCGCAAAGATAACAAAGTAGAATTAGTTTCGCTTGTGAACCAACTCCAAGGTAAAATTTGGCTGATTTTGGATGGTAAAAAAGTTTCTGGTCTCACCTTACCTGGAATTGAAAATCCAAAAAATCTACAGATGATTCGCGAAGCTGCAGAAATAGTCAAAGATGAATATGCGAGTGTCGGATATAAAATTCTCTCGAACGAAGCCTTTATGTTTGGTCTTGGTGGAACGCTGGCTCTGATTAGTCTTGTGATGATTTTTATCCGAATTGCACGTGGTTCTAAACATCTAAGAAACTACTACATCACGATTGGAATTTTAGGACTTTCCATCCTCTCGGCCATTGCTGTTCATAAATCCATTCCGTTTCGTGAAAACCAAGTCATTCGTCTCACTGCTTTTTTAAATCCTGACCAATTCAAACAAGGTGCGGGATACCAACTCCGAGCCTCCAAACCTGCTGTTGGATCGGGAAAGGTTTTTGGAAAAGGACTTTTTCATGGAGAGATGACAGAAGGACGTGTTCCGCATGTTCCCGAATCGGGAACAGACTTTATTTTTGCATCCTGGGCCGAACAAACAGGATTTTTTGGAAGTGTACTTCTTTTGTTTTTCTTGATGTCAATCCCACTCCGAGGCCTACAAATTAGTTTTGAAAGTAAGGACAGGTTTGGATCACTTCTTGCAGCGGGGATTGTGGCTATGATATTTTTCCATATTGCCATCAACGTAGGGATTGTGATTGGGCTTCTCCCAGTAACAGGTGTTCCACTTACATTTATGAGTTACGGTGGATCGCATTTGGTGATGGCAATGACGGCTGTGGGAATCATTCTTTCTATTAAAAAACGTAAGTTTGCAAACTAA
- a CDS encoding bifunctional riboflavin kinase/FAD synthetase, translated as MKIIRSLELIQNEFRNGSSLTLGNFDGIHVGHQTLLLRTVEKAKELGIPSVVVTYFPNPSVVLGKKPNFKYLSSEKEKEELISGFGIDYLLVLDFTLELSKMSAEDFLEKIMIQTLNAKHIVIGYNHFFGAERRGDYTLLDSNKAKYGYAVELKEAVLKKESKISSSLIRGFLEKGEMEDAKILLGRNYHITGIVKQGAKRGRTIGFPTANINVPEDKLLPSIGVYACFAKFDGKDHKGMVNIGHNPTFDGLGLHVEVNIFDFDGDLYGKEVELEIVHRIREEKKFSGLEELKDQLTKDKTTAIEILDFH; from the coding sequence TTGAAAATTATTCGCTCTTTAGAATTGATCCAAAACGAGTTTCGAAATGGCTCCTCTTTGACTCTCGGTAACTTTGATGGAATCCATGTAGGTCACCAGACTCTACTCCTTCGTACTGTAGAAAAGGCAAAGGAACTGGGAATTCCTTCGGTTGTAGTGACTTACTTTCCGAACCCATCTGTGGTTCTCGGTAAAAAGCCCAATTTTAAATATCTATCTTCGGAAAAGGAAAAAGAAGAACTCATCAGTGGGTTTGGGATCGACTATTTACTTGTTTTGGATTTTACCTTGGAACTTTCTAAAATGTCAGCAGAAGACTTTTTAGAAAAAATTATGATCCAAACTTTGAATGCCAAACATATTGTGATTGGTTATAATCATTTTTTTGGAGCCGAACGTCGTGGTGACTATACTCTTTTGGATTCTAATAAAGCTAAGTATGGTTATGCGGTTGAATTAAAAGAAGCAGTTCTCAAAAAAGAAAGCAAAATTTCATCTTCTCTCATTCGTGGGTTTTTGGAAAAAGGGGAAATGGAAGATGCCAAAATCCTTTTAGGAAGAAATTATCATATTACTGGGATTGTCAAACAAGGTGCCAAACGAGGAAGAACCATTGGATTTCCAACAGCAAATATCAATGTTCCAGAAGATAAACTTCTTCCCTCAATTGGCGTTTACGCTTGTTTTGCGAAGTTCGATGGGAAAGATCATAAAGGGATGGTGAATATTGGCCACAATCCTACCTTTGATGGTTTGGGACTTCATGTTGAAGTGAATATTTTTGATTTCGATGGTGATTTGTATGGGAAAGAAGTCGAATTAGAAATTGTTCATAGAATCCGAGAGGAAAAAAAGTTTAGTGGTTTGGAAGAATTGAAAGACCAGCTAACAAAAGATAAAACTACTGCTATTGAAATTTTAGATTTTCACTAA
- a CDS encoding LIC10729 family protein: protein MLPLKLRILLLTAIFLSNLVSVFASDSVIPKQEFGLEEGLLPEDISTFPELKTWAIYQSYELEPDAPHLGLQDYICRMVPETGLRFLLEKSIVSKSTVYLYLDITRYRPLKGSKFKPRKLNILVNGRPKISIYADRNQSFPNPVEIPLEPSEYPDGKIYVDLVPSNNSLGRFWGVWDAFVLENRLGARE from the coding sequence GTGCTTCCATTGAAACTACGAATCCTTCTCCTTACGGCAATCTTTTTATCAAACTTGGTTTCTGTGTTCGCATCCGACTCTGTCATTCCCAAACAAGAATTTGGATTGGAAGAAGGTTTGCTCCCCGAGGATATATCTACCTTTCCTGAATTAAAAACATGGGCGATTTACCAGTCTTACGAATTGGAACCGGATGCTCCTCACCTCGGCCTCCAAGATTACATTTGCCGCATGGTTCCAGAAACAGGGCTTCGTTTCCTTTTAGAAAAATCCATAGTCTCCAAATCTACAGTTTATCTCTATTTAGACATAACTCGGTATAGACCCCTCAAAGGATCCAAATTCAAACCAAGGAAACTAAACATCCTTGTGAACGGAAGACCCAAAATTTCTATTTATGCCGACAGAAACCAAAGTTTTCCGAATCCGGTGGAAATCCCCTTGGAACCTTCCGAATATCCTGATGGAAAGATTTATGTAGATCTTGTTCCTAGTAACAACTCACTGGGACGGTTTTGGGGAGTTTGGGATGCGTTTGTATTAGAAAATCGTTTGGGTGCGAGAGAATGA
- a CDS encoding STAS domain-containing protein: MEINLKKNADAYVISISGSLDIYTSLDFKNFLETNVPTEPSENLHVIINLEKLNYIDSSGIGMLIKQLNYVQELKGKFSIANMKPAIEKVFKVAGLTSYFQTIGEDEYREKYAV; encoded by the coding sequence ATGGAAATAAATCTAAAAAAAAATGCAGACGCCTATGTGATCAGCATTTCTGGAAGTTTGGATATTTACACTTCCCTGGATTTCAAGAACTTCCTGGAAACCAATGTTCCTACAGAGCCCTCTGAAAATCTACATGTCATCATCAATTTAGAGAAACTCAATTATATTGATTCCTCTGGAATTGGAATGCTCATCAAACAACTGAATTATGTCCAAGAGTTGAAAGGAAAGTTCTCCATTGCCAATATGAAACCGGCGATTGAGAAAGTTTTTAAAGTGGCAGGTCTTACTAGTTATTTCCAAACCATTGGGGAAGACGAATACCGCGAAAAATACGCAGTTTAG
- a CDS encoding LIC_12936 family protein produces the protein MRISFVLILSFLLTVGLIAADEKNEPVSQADSKKLNPDGSIALIPYNAKQQQKIERIGKEVDDYHAVINDKVKFLSFEKKIKDSRYGQVTNAREIHLPFEPRYVLHSRFVMKLKGGGGAEGGGFSLDEISFWSRKSLTEKGKDPVTTYRELKNNTTGGVKGLTLSVRTVTNADDNTLSFELEKIQSPWERLRLATAYRDRLREVARTIDRYIQAKGSLETRMVSESIMEVSVSGDFQEP, from the coding sequence ATGCGTATCTCGTTTGTCCTAATTTTATCCTTTCTACTCACCGTTGGTCTAATTGCCGCGGATGAAAAAAATGAACCTGTAAGCCAAGCAGATTCTAAAAAGTTAAATCCGGATGGAAGCATTGCTCTCATCCCTTATAACGCCAAACAACAGCAGAAGATTGAAAGAATCGGAAAAGAAGTCGATGATTACCATGCTGTCATCAACGATAAGGTGAAATTCCTAAGTTTCGAAAAGAAAATCAAAGACAGTCGTTATGGCCAAGTAACCAACGCAAGGGAAATCCACCTACCATTTGAACCACGCTATGTATTACACAGTCGTTTCGTTATGAAATTGAAAGGCGGTGGCGGTGCGGAAGGTGGCGGATTTTCATTAGATGAAATCTCTTTTTGGTCCAGAAAATCACTTACCGAAAAAGGCAAAGACCCTGTTACCACTTACCGTGAATTAAAAAACAATACAACTGGTGGAGTGAAGGGACTAACTCTTTCAGTTCGTACAGTGACCAATGCAGACGACAACACTCTGAGCTTTGAGTTAGAAAAAATCCAAAGCCCATGGGAAAGATTACGTTTAGCGACTGCGTATCGTGACAGACTCCGTGAAGTTGCAAGAACCATTGATAGATACATCCAAGCTAAAGGTAGTTTAGAAACCAGAATGGTTTCTGAATCCATAATGGAAGTTTCGGTCAGCGGGGATTTCCAAGAACCATAA
- a CDS encoding DnaJ domain-containing protein, with protein sequence MSFTIPPQLTNLYEVLEIPFGATTEEIKSSFRHLVKQFHPDNPFTGSYSKFQSLYFAYQTLTGEGRKLYDEEFKKNYAREFLKRKLEEHPVVLPVSRVRFTTGILELAKRGLMRKGFRNKDRRKVTGIDYDLIIDLKESEIIRPVIAVIPLTVRIVCRDCMGGDPHCPACSGRGSYKGYKNLKVEFPRSALVHGKVFEFDLSKFRPDSFTHFKKKYLRVKLLVHKNIPLRVKSTV encoded by the coding sequence ATGAGTTTTACCATACCACCACAACTTACCAATCTTTACGAAGTCCTAGAGATTCCTTTTGGTGCCACGACGGAAGAGATTAAATCCTCTTTCCGTCATCTGGTGAAACAATTCCATCCAGATAACCCGTTCACAGGCTCCTATTCTAAATTCCAAAGCCTTTACTTTGCCTACCAAACCCTAACCGGCGAAGGGCGGAAGTTGTATGATGAAGAATTCAAAAAGAACTACGCTCGCGAATTTTTAAAACGCAAACTCGAAGAACACCCAGTCGTACTCCCTGTATCTCGTGTTCGGTTCACAACAGGTATTTTGGAGCTCGCCAAACGTGGGCTCATGCGGAAAGGTTTCCGCAACAAAGACAGACGCAAAGTAACAGGGATTGATTATGATTTGATCATTGATTTAAAAGAATCCGAAATCATACGACCGGTGATTGCAGTCATTCCTTTGACAGTGCGAATTGTTTGTCGAGATTGTATGGGTGGTGACCCACATTGTCCTGCCTGCAGTGGAAGAGGAAGTTACAAAGGATACAAAAATCTAAAAGTAGAATTTCCGAGGTCGGCTCTTGTTCACGGAAAGGTTTTTGAATTTGATCTCTCCAAATTCCGACCAGATTCCTTTACCCATTTTAAGAAAAAATACCTACGGGTGAAACTCTTGGTTCACAAAAATATCCCTTTACGAGTAAAGAGTACCGTCTAA
- a CDS encoding type I phosphomannose isomerase catalytic subunit, translating into MEKTPKVVFFDPLYKEKIWGGRKFETKLGRNIPEGQIGESWEVSVYGTDISPVQNPEFQNIPLTDLIRKSPEAVLGKPFLSSGLPLLVKVIDAKEKLSVQVHPDDEYALKYDPKSNGKKECWYVLSADPGAELVVGFDINTTREEYESLVRKNLGETVLRKWKVKPGDVFLLNPGTIHAIGAGVLLLEVQQSSDSTYRVYDYGRLGDDGNPRELHLEKALAVLNFQNSDGSEKKTKELLTYHPFPRYLFTSNDKFRLESWEFNQAQNFTFSKLGDPVSFGIFYTISGSVYFPELQKLVGPNQSFMITAAGFSETISAFAETGTKLAFMSAGSDSVKYQ; encoded by the coding sequence ATGGAAAAGACTCCCAAAGTTGTATTTTTTGACCCACTTTATAAGGAAAAAATTTGGGGAGGTCGGAAGTTCGAAACAAAACTTGGTCGGAACATTCCAGAAGGACAGATTGGTGAGTCTTGGGAAGTTTCTGTTTATGGAACGGATATTTCTCCTGTCCAAAATCCAGAATTTCAAAATATTCCCTTAACAGATCTTATACGAAAATCTCCAGAAGCAGTTCTAGGGAAACCATTTCTTTCCTCAGGTTTACCTTTACTTGTCAAAGTCATTGACGCCAAAGAAAAACTATCCGTCCAAGTACATCCAGATGATGAATACGCACTTAAATACGATCCAAAATCCAATGGCAAAAAAGAATGTTGGTACGTTTTGTCCGCAGATCCAGGAGCAGAACTCGTTGTTGGATTTGATATAAACACAACCCGTGAAGAATACGAATCACTTGTGAGAAAAAATCTCGGGGAAACGGTTCTACGAAAATGGAAGGTCAAGCCAGGTGACGTTTTTTTGTTAAATCCTGGAACCATTCACGCCATCGGAGCGGGAGTTCTCCTTTTAGAAGTCCAACAATCTTCTGATTCCACATACAGAGTGTACGATTACGGAAGATTGGGTGATGATGGAAATCCAAGAGAACTTCATTTAGAAAAAGCCCTAGCAGTATTGAACTTCCAAAACTCTGATGGTTCTGAAAAAAAAACCAAAGAGCTACTCACTTACCATCCGTTCCCACGTTACTTATTCACATCCAATGATAAATTCAGATTGGAATCTTGGGAATTTAACCAAGCACAAAACTTCACTTTTTCAAAGTTAGGTGACCCTGTTAGTTTTGGAATTTTTTATACAATCTCTGGTTCTGTTTACTTTCCAGAATTACAAAAGTTGGTGGGACCAAACCAATCGTTTATGATCACAGCTGCAGGATTTTCAGAGACCATTTCTGCCTTCGCGGAAACGGGTACTAAGTTAGCCTTTATGTCTGCCGGTTCCGATTCGGTAAAATATCAATAA
- a CDS encoding LIC_10421 family protein, with amino-acid sequence MKKIISLLLVLASTSVFALSELENLMIKEANSPESKQAARSYLSAMAKEKEANAVRHEKMAVNNGGKAVSQAKFKEHCLTLAKEFRTEAEEYKKAADDLK; translated from the coding sequence ATGAAAAAAATTATTTCCCTATTACTCGTGTTAGCATCTACATCCGTGTTTGCTTTGTCTGAACTGGAGAACCTGATGATTAAAGAGGCAAATTCACCAGAAAGTAAACAAGCGGCACGTTCCTATCTATCCGCAATGGCAAAAGAGAAGGAAGCAAATGCTGTGCGACACGAAAAAATGGCGGTGAATAACGGTGGAAAGGCTGTCAGCCAAGCAAAGTTTAAAGAACATTGCCTGACTTTAGCAAAAGAATTTCGAACAGAAGCAGAAGAATATAAAAAAGCTGCTGATGATTTGAAATAA
- a CDS encoding pirin family protein — protein MTRSLIGHSKDLGDNFVIRRVLPAMEKRSVGPFVFFDHFGPVPVVTGEELVVRAHPHIGLATITFLYDGVITHRDSLKVEMDIRPNETNWMVAGSGIVHSERSKFDPKYEILEGIQTWIALPKEKEEINPSFEHFSEKEMPVLSKDGLVFRLLGGNFLGLHSPATVHSPLFYADIEMKPEADAVNWILSDKEEAGLYVSRGSIESNGESYAVGSMVLFEKGTAVSFKAKQNSRLMLLGGEPLTEKRNIFWNFVSTRQDAIEKAKERWAKDEFPKVPGETDRIPLPK, from the coding sequence ATGACACGTTCACTCATAGGACATTCCAAAGATTTAGGAGACAATTTTGTCATCCGCCGCGTTCTTCCTGCTATGGAAAAACGTTCGGTGGGACCTTTTGTTTTTTTTGACCATTTTGGCCCAGTGCCTGTTGTTACGGGAGAAGAACTCGTCGTTCGCGCCCATCCGCATATTGGACTTGCTACCATCACATTTTTATACGATGGAGTGATCACCCATCGCGATAGTTTAAAGGTAGAAATGGACATTCGTCCTAATGAAACCAATTGGATGGTTGCGGGTTCTGGAATCGTACACAGTGAACGGTCCAAATTTGATCCCAAATATGAAATATTAGAAGGGATACAAACATGGATTGCTCTTCCAAAAGAAAAAGAAGAAATAAATCCTAGTTTTGAACATTTTTCGGAAAAAGAAATGCCTGTTTTATCTAAAGACGGTTTGGTATTTCGATTGTTAGGCGGAAATTTTCTTGGATTACATTCCCCAGCCACGGTGCATTCTCCTTTGTTTTACGCAGACATTGAAATGAAACCAGAGGCAGATGCAGTCAATTGGATTCTTTCTGACAAAGAAGAAGCAGGACTTTACGTTTCTCGTGGTTCTATTGAATCCAATGGAGAATCCTATGCAGTAGGATCAATGGTTTTGTTTGAGAAGGGGACAGCTGTTTCTTTTAAAGCAAAACAAAACAGTCGTTTGATGTTACTTGGTGGAGAACCACTCACTGAAAAAAGAAATATATTTTGGAATTTTGTTTCTACAAGGCAAGACGCCATCGAAAAAGCAAAGGAAAGATGGGCAAAAGATGAATTTCCAAAAGTTCCCGGGGAAACAGATCGAATTCCTTTGCCCAAGTAA
- a CDS encoding family 43 glycosylhydrolase, with product MNKQNIYWQLYQDDPILKPGFPSPILADPSFLFPENCPDGLWHLFAHNIFGIKEFLSEDGIQWKTKKTVVWNAMRPFFFFEEGTYYLYYEKYKFLHLLFSWFPYRKWKSQIEVRTSKDLKSWSSPKTVIEPKFPFHKDPKLGDSVGNPCLVKFGKKYRMYFSSSLTFIPDCGFCEPKYITVAESNSPLGPFSYFSDPILSPNDMDPFCNLAAGSLKVIEWKGRYLGFQNGIFWNPVRKESCSAILFLQSEDGINFERINQTPILGPTGRGWKASHVYACDVKYSEAEKIFILYFNARDKAHWTKGKEAIGLFVGKVEESNPSPKRTTKQAQKKKASPKKKISQPKAKQSKSKRK from the coding sequence TTGAACAAACAAAATATCTATTGGCAACTCTACCAAGATGATCCCATTCTAAAACCCGGATTCCCATCCCCAATTTTGGCGGATCCGAGTTTTTTATTTCCTGAAAACTGTCCTGACGGTCTTTGGCACCTCTTCGCACACAATATATTTGGAATCAAGGAATTCCTTTCGGAAGATGGGATTCAATGGAAAACAAAAAAGACCGTGGTTTGGAATGCCATGCGTCCCTTTTTCTTTTTTGAAGAGGGAACGTATTATCTCTATTACGAAAAATATAAATTCCTTCATTTGTTATTCAGTTGGTTTCCTTATCGGAAGTGGAAGTCGCAGATCGAAGTCCGAACTAGCAAAGATTTAAAATCTTGGTCGTCTCCGAAAACAGTCATCGAACCAAAATTTCCTTTTCATAAAGATCCAAAACTTGGAGACTCAGTCGGTAATCCATGTTTGGTGAAGTTTGGAAAAAAGTACAGAATGTACTTTTCTTCCTCTCTTACATTCATTCCTGATTGTGGATTTTGTGAACCAAAATACATCACCGTAGCCGAATCGAATTCCCCTCTTGGACCATTTTCTTACTTTTCAGATCCCATCCTTTCTCCAAATGATATGGATCCATTTTGTAATTTGGCTGCAGGTTCCTTAAAAGTCATTGAATGGAAAGGGCGATACCTCGGATTTCAAAATGGAATTTTCTGGAATCCCGTAAGGAAAGAGTCCTGTTCGGCCATTCTCTTTTTACAAAGTGAAGATGGTATCAACTTTGAACGGATCAATCAAACACCAATCCTTGGACCGACAGGAAGAGGATGGAAGGCAAGCCATGTTTATGCTTGTGATGTGAAGTATTCGGAAGCTGAAAAAATCTTTATCCTTTATTTTAATGCAAGGGATAAAGCACATTGGACCAAAGGGAAAGAAGCCATCGGCCTTTTTGTGGGTAAGGTAGAAGAATCAAATCCTTCTCCAAAAAGAACCACCAAACAAGCGCAAAAAAAGAAGGCCAGTCCGAAAAAGAAAATATCACAACCAAAAGCCAAACAAAGTAAGTCTAAACGTAAATGA
- a CDS encoding SRPBCC family protein — MTLGRKISIGIIGIIAIPLIVALFLPTHYQVERTIDINKPASDVFDYIRMLKNQDYYSVWAKKDPGMKKIYTGQDGMVGFISRWESLDKEVGTGEQEIKMINLDALEMETELRFIEPMEATERSYMKVSSLDQKKSKVIWGFDGSVPYPSNIICLFMDFQELIGKDFEEGLSNLKVVLEK; from the coding sequence ATGACACTCGGCAGAAAAATTTCCATAGGAATCATTGGCATTATCGCCATCCCATTAATTGTTGCTCTCTTTCTACCTACCCATTACCAGGTGGAACGTACCATCGACATTAACAAACCGGCTTCGGATGTATTTGATTATATTCGAATGTTGAAAAACCAAGACTATTACAGTGTATGGGCCAAAAAAGATCCAGGTATGAAGAAAATTTACACTGGTCAAGATGGGATGGTTGGTTTCATTTCTCGTTGGGAAAGTTTGGATAAAGAAGTGGGAACTGGCGAACAAGAAATCAAAATGATTAATTTGGATGCTCTAGAGATGGAGACAGAACTTCGTTTCATCGAACCAATGGAAGCCACCGAAAGAAGTTATATGAAAGTTTCTTCTTTGGACCAAAAAAAATCGAAAGTCATTTGGGGATTTGATGGTTCTGTACCTTATCCTTCCAATATCATTTGTCTTTTTATGGATTTTCAAGAATTGATAGGAAAAGACTTTGAAGAGGGACTATCCAACCTCAAAGTTGTCTTAGAAAAATAA
- a CDS encoding MFS transporter, protein MLQTIRRWFAPAPSIPQKSEKEIQSLYPKFRFRVLESTFLGYTTYYLTRNNFSPVSKEIGEALSYSKADIGDILAVTAITYGIGKFLMGALSDRSNPRKFMAVGLFLTAILNFSFGFANHYWIHLFLWGANGLVQGMGWPPCGRSLGHWYSVRERGTTFAFWNIAHNIGGGLVGVVASHSAAQFGWQFAFFVPGVIALIGSVYLYIRLVDTPQSEGLPPVEVYRNDFPPEEKENHEAELTTKQLIVDQVLKNKYIWLFAIINFFVYIIRYSLIDWGPTYLKETKGADLLGGGYSTLILEFGGIGSTILMGWVSDKFDGRRGMVSLLCIIPIFFAFLGILWNPPGSIWIDYLLFGLIGLFIYPPVMLLGVAGMDFTSKKAVGTAAGFIGLFGSLGRTAQGKGLAILATNYSWDVALYAILVSTLIAIFLLVFSWNLKPRG, encoded by the coding sequence ATGTTACAAACCATTCGCCGGTGGTTCGCTCCTGCTCCGTCCATACCCCAAAAATCCGAAAAAGAAATCCAATCTCTTTATCCGAAATTTCGGTTTCGAGTTTTGGAATCAACTTTTCTTGGTTATACGACCTATTACCTAACTCGGAATAACTTCTCTCCTGTTTCCAAAGAAATTGGTGAAGCGTTATCTTATTCGAAAGCTGATATAGGTGACATCCTCGCAGTTACGGCCATCACTTACGGGATTGGAAAATTTTTAATGGGAGCACTCTCCGATCGTTCCAATCCGCGAAAGTTTATGGCTGTTGGTTTGTTTCTTACCGCCATTTTGAATTTTTCATTTGGATTTGCGAATCATTATTGGATTCATCTGTTTTTATGGGGAGCCAATGGTTTAGTGCAAGGGATGGGTTGGCCACCATGTGGACGTTCTCTTGGGCACTGGTATTCCGTAAGAGAACGAGGTACTACGTTTGCATTTTGGAATATTGCACATAATATTGGAGGCGGGCTTGTGGGTGTGGTCGCTTCTCACTCGGCAGCTCAGTTTGGATGGCAATTTGCTTTTTTTGTTCCAGGAGTTATTGCTTTAATTGGATCTGTATATTTATACATTCGACTTGTAGACACACCACAATCAGAAGGCCTTCCTCCTGTGGAAGTATATCGAAACGATTTTCCACCAGAAGAAAAAGAAAATCATGAAGCCGAACTTACCACCAAACAATTGATTGTTGATCAAGTTCTTAAGAACAAATACATTTGGTTGTTTGCTATTATTAACTTTTTTGTTTATATCATTCGATATAGTTTGATCGATTGGGGTCCTACTTACTTAAAAGAAACAAAAGGAGCCGATCTTTTGGGAGGAGGATATTCGACACTCATTTTAGAATTTGGAGGAATTGGTTCCACCATCCTTATGGGATGGGTTTCCGATAAATTCGACGGAAGAAGGGGAATGGTAAGTTTACTTTGTATCATTCCAATTTTCTTTGCCTTTCTTGGAATTTTATGGAACCCTCCTGGATCCATTTGGATTGATTATTTACTTTTTGGTTTGATTGGACTTTTCATCTATCCACCTGTTATGTTGTTAGGTGTGGCTGGAATGGATTTTACATCGAAAAAGGCGGTGGGTACTGCGGCTGGTTTTATCGGACTTTTTGGGTCTCTCGGACGAACGGCTCAGGGAAAGGGGCTAGCCATCCTTGCCACAAACTATTCTTGGGATGTCGCTCTTTACGCCATTCTTGTTTCCACTTTGATTGCGATTTTCCTTCTGGTTTTCAGTTGGAATTTAAAACCACGCGGGTAA